DNA from Algisphaera agarilytica:
AACACCGCGGACAGGACGCCGCGGGTATCGCCACCGACGACGGCGGCTACCTGCGTCTGCGTAAGGACAACGGTCTGGTCCGGGACGTCTTCCGCACCAAGCACATGCGCAAGCTCATGGGCACCATGGGCATCGGGCACTGCCGCTACCCCACCGCGGGTTGTGCGAGCTCGGCCGAGGCCCAGCCGTTCTACGTCAACGCGCCTTACGGCATCACGCTGGCCCACAATGGCAACCTGACCAACTCCGATCAGCTCACCAAGGAGGTCTACCAGACCGACCTCCGCCACGTGAACACCACCAGCGACAGCGAGGTGCTGCTGAACGTGTTTGCCCACGAGCTGCACGTGACCGCTGACCCCGAGCCGACGCCCGAGGGCGTGTTCCGGGCGGTGTCCGAAGTGCATCGACGCTGCCGCGGGGCCTACGCCGCCGTGGCGATGATCAACGGCCACGGCATCGTCGCCTTCCGCGACCCCAAGGGCATCCGCCCGCTGATCTACGGCCAACGCCACACGCTCCAGGGCGTCGAAACCATGTTCGCCAGCGAATCGGTCGCGCTCGACTCGCTGGGTTATGAAGTCGTCCGCGACGTGGCCCCCGGTGAAGCGATCTACGTCGACCGGAACGGCAACGTCCACGAGCAGCAGTGTGCCGAGGCTCCCACGCTGTCGCCGTGTATTTTCGAGCACGTTTACCTGGCCCGTCCGGATTCGTTTGTGGACGGCATCAGCGTCTACAAGGCACGCCTCCGCATGGGCGAGAAGCTCGCGGAGAAGGTGATGCGGCTGCAGCCGGATCACGACATCGATGTGGTGATGCCCATCCCCGACTCGGGGCGGACCTCGGCGCTGTCGATGGCGGTCGAGCTCGGCGTGAAGTACCGCGAGGGGTTCATCAAGAACCGCTACATCGGCCGAACCTTCATCATGCCCGGCCAGACCGAGCGGCGCAAGAGCGTGCGTAAGAAACTCAACCCCATCGACCTGGAGTTCCGCGGCAAGGTGGTCTGTCTGGTCGACGACTCGATCGTGCGCGGCACCACGTGCAGCCAGATCATCGAGATGGCCCGGCAGTGCGGCGCAAAGAAGGTGTACTACTGCTCCGCGGCGCCGCCGGTGCGTCACCCCAACGTCTACGGCATCGACATGCCCGCGGCTCAGGAACTGATCGCCCACGACCGCTCGGTCGATGAGGTCGCCGCAGAGATCGGCGCGGATTGGTTGATCTACCAGGACCTCGACGACCTGATCGAATGCGCCCAGGAAGGCAATCCGCAGATCGAAGAGTTCGAGTGCTCGGTGTTCGACGGACGCTACATCACCGGCGACATCGATGCGGGCTACCTCTCCGACCTCGAGCAAGCGCGCAACGACCTCGCCAAGGCGGAACGCGAATCCAAGAAAGCCGCCGAAGCCGAGGTCTGATCTTCGGTTCGGTGCGACCCCGGCAACTTAATCATGCGACTCAGGGCGAAACCAACGCTTTGCCCCAGGCGGTGTCCAGCTGCTTGAGCAGCTTGTCGTCCTCGGCCTCGATGAAGAAGGTCAGGTCGTTGAGTGACCAGACCCCCAGGTTGTCGCGTTGCAGGCGGTGGGTTTGGCCGTCGTCGGTGGCGAGTTCCCAGAATCGGATGGGCGGCTGGCGTTGTTCGGGCAGCCGGGCGGGGATGATCCGCTTGGCCGAGAGGCCCGCGAGGGTGTTCAGCAAGGCGGCGCACTGCGCTTGGTTGTCGAAGCGATTGCCTTGTGCGTCGACAAAGACGCCTTGCGGGTTGCGGCTGATGGTCGCGGCGGGGGGGAGGTTCGGCGAGTCTGGATTGGATTCGATGCCGAGGGTCACACGCGTGATCTGATCGGGGCGGTAGGGCAGGACGAGTTTCTGCCGGTACTCCTCGCCAAAGAGCGGGGCGATGACTTCGGGCAGGCGGAACACGCCCGGCAGGTCGGTGCGTTGCCCGAGTTGTTGATCGACGTTGACGACGTACGCGGGCTTGCCTTGTCCCAGGGACAGGCGAGCGGTGGGGCCTCGCGGCAACTCGGGCAGTGCGGTCCACGACCGGACCCTCGGCGACGCGACCCAATCGCCAAGCTCTTTGAAGCGGTCGGCGTGCCATTGGTCGGTGAAGTCGTCGTTCTGGGGGAGCCACCCTTGCTGTGGGTCGAGAGCGAAGTTGAACGCCTCGCCGTCGTCGCGGGTCAGGCGTAGTTCCTCGATCGGCCCTACATCCGGCAGGTTGCGGTCACGCAGCGTCACCACCGGGGCCAGCAGGGGGGCGACCTGCTCGCTGGGGACCAGCGCCGCGACGGTCTCGCTTTCGCGCACCGCGAGCAGCACGTCTTCCCGCCCGTCGCGGTCGGCGTACAGCCGGACGTATTCGGAACGCCCGCCGGTTAAACGCAGCTCGATCAGCGCGATCGGGGCCTGGGCCTCACGCGGTGCCCGGACGTGGCCCGTCGGCTCCACGCGGGTCAGGGTCGTGAGCCAGCGGGAGGCCCGTTGGATATCGGGGTCGTAGCCGGTTTCGGGTTCGACAAACGCGAGCCCCTGACCGTCGGGGCTCTGATTGATCTCGACGGTGTCGCGGCCGACCCGGTTGACTAGCTGCCCGCGGATCGTGCCCGGCGAAGCGGTGACGACACGCGGGTCGCGGAGCAGGTCGGCGGTGATGCGAGGCAGCTCGTTGATCGGGTCGGCGGGCAGGACGAAGACCACCGGCGAAGCCTCATCGGTGTCGGACCAGGTCGCGTAAACCGAGGTGCCCCCGAGGTCGGCGTCCTGCCCGAGGCGGAGGGTCTGGCGTGCACCGGTGGCGTCGGCGGTGGTGAGCGTGGCGCGGGGTTCGGCGAGGCCGTACTGGGTCAAGGCGTCCGGGGCGTCGCTGACGTAGCTCAGGGGCTTGAGGTGCTGGGCCATCATGGCCAGACGCGTCACCAACTCGTCGTCGGCGCGTTCGCCGCCGTCGGGGGCAAGCGACCAGCCGTCTTCGGCCCGCGTGAGGTTCAGGTCCTGCGGGCCGCCGGTCAGGGTGATGCGGTTGACGCGGTTGGCGTCGAGCGTCGGGAGCGTTTGGGGGCGCCACGATTTCGGGTCGGCGTTGAGGACGGCGTTGTGCAGCGTGGGGTCAACGAGATAGACCCGCTCGTCGCCATTCAATTGCAGGTAGGCCGAGCCCGCGACGCTGTAGGTCCCGAGCAGGAGTTGGTGGGTTCCGGTGTCGCTGAGGTAGGTGACCGTGGCGCGGGGCGGCTCCAGGCCCAGGGTGCTGAGCGCTTCGCCCGGGGCGATCGTGGCGGACTCGTCGTCGTAGGAAAAAACTTTGCGTGGCACCAGCGAGAGCCCGGCGTTGACCAGGGTCTCGACGGTTTCGCCGGTCACAGGGAACCGGACCGGCTGGGTCTGCCACCACTGGCCTTCCTGGTTTTCCAGGGTCAGCGTCTGGTCTTGCTGCTGGATGGTGATGGATTGGAACTCACGGCCGGTGACCAGCGTGTCGGGCAGCGATTCCTGGGGCGAAGCGCCCCGGGGACCGGCCGAGCTCATCCACAGATAAGCCCCGGCGATCGCCGCCAGCAAGACCAACATCACCAGTGTGGTTTTGAAATTCACGTGCACCCGTTTCCGGCCGAGTCGTTTCGGCAGGCGACTAGCTTAGCGATTTGTTACCCCACTCACCCACGACGCCGAACGAACCACACCCCGACCCCCGCCAGCAGCGTCAGCCCCGGCAGGCCCGCCAGCAGCACCAGGCGGTAGGCCAGCTGTTGCCCGTCGCTGAGGGCATCGATCCGGCGGATGTCCTGGCTGCGCGGCGTTGCGGCGATGGCTTCGTCGAGCCCGGCCAGCCAGTAGGTGCTGTTCATGAACAGCTCGCTGTTGCCCAGGCGTCGCCCGGCTTGCTGGTCGGACAACCAGTGACGCTCGGTGAAGACCATCAGGCGTCCGGCCGTCGCGTCGCCTTGCTCGGAAGTGGCCGAGGCGGTTGCCGCGACGACGGGGCGTTGCACTTCGCGTTCGGCGTCAAACGCGGACTCGGCGATCTCCTGGGGCGTGGTCAATCCCGTGGCGGACCAGATCTTGGGCTGGGTCAGCTCGATGAGCGATTGGGTCACGATGTTGGGGCGCGGCTCGAAGTTGATCGGCGTGGGCGCGATGAGTTGGACTTCGCGTCCGGCCAGGGCGCCGCCGAGCGGTGATTCGCTGGGCCAGTCGCGCACCGGCCAAGCGGCCTGGCTGCGTGGTCGGCCGTCGGGCCCCAGGCCTTCGTGAAGCAGCAACTCATGCATCTGCGGCGACAGGCCCCAGGCACCCGCCAACTCGATCAGGGGATCGGTGGGGCGGAACTGAGCCTCGGGGTCGTAGCTGAAGCACAGCAGGACGCCGTCGCCCGCGGCGAGGCGTTTCTTGAGCACGCTGGCCACCAACTCGCGGTCGGCCTGGGTGGTCCGTTCCAGCGACAACGTCGGCACGATCCACACGGCTTGCTGCCCCTCGGCGGGCGAGGGCGGCGGGGCGACTGCGGCCTGTTCGGGGTTGCGCGGATCGTTGCTTCCGCCGATGGCCCACTCGGTGAGCACAAAGTCGGCGGTGGCGAGTCGGCTGGTGACGTGGGTGTATCCGCCACGCGGGTGCGTGACGCTGACCGGGGTGTCACGCACAAACACGACCAGCGGCGGCTGGGTGATCTGCATGGCGACGAGCGTGCCGGTCAGGCGGTCCTCGCCGATAAACGCCGCGGGGGTGTCGGCGGTGGGGGCGGTGAACATCTCGGCGACGGGCACGACGCGTTCGCGTTCTGGGCCGAGGATGACCACAACTTCGCCCTGTCTCAGCGACGCCTGCATGCGGTCGTAGCGGGTGGGCGTGGGCGGAGCGGTCAGTGTCTGGACGGCGTCGCGGAGCGGCTCGCGTGCCGCCTCGATCATCGCGTCCATCCGAAGCAGCGTGTCGCGCGCGGCCAGCGGGGCGTTGCGGTCCTTGGCGCGGCGGGCAAACTCCCGGGCGAACGGCGTGAGCACCTCGCTGTCGGCCTTCTGCAACGCATTGAGCAGGTCGGCGCGGGCGTTGGACCACGGCGGCATCGGATCGTTCAGCGCACCGCTCAACGACGCCCCCGCATTGGCGTAGGTCGATTGCACCTCACCGAGCTTGTTGGACAGGAGCTGGAATTCCTGACGGAGCTGGGTGTCTTCCCACGAATCGTCGGCCACGATCGTGTCGATCTTGCCCTTCATCTCGGCCACATCGTTGGACAAGCGGTCGAGGTGCTCCAGGCCCGTGGTCACCGCCGCTTCGAGCGGGGCGGTTTCGTCGGCGAAGTGTTCTTCGAGTTGGCGGTAAAAGTTTTCCAGGCGGGCCAGGTCGCGGTCGGGGTGGATCAGTTCGATGTCCAGCCAGTTGCTCGCGTCGGCGTACTCTTCGAGCAGGTCCGCGACGTCCTGGCCGTTCTTGTCGTCCACCCGGAGGACCGCGGTAAGCGTGATCTGGTCATCCAGCTCGCTCAGCAGCTTCTGGGTCTGCGGCGCGAGGGTATAGGCCCGCGTGGCGGTGAGGTCGTAGCGCAGCCACGACTTCGCGCCCGCAGGCAGTTGCCGGACTTGCCAATCCACCAAGGCGTTGACCACCACGACCAACGCGACGGCGACCAGGATGGCGATCGCGACGTTCAGGCCGTACTTCGCTCGGCGGGTGTTTTGGTTGCCGCTCATCGCCATCGTCGACTCTCCAAGAGTTTGATGGCGAGGAAGAGGAACAACGCCGTCATCGAGGCGAAGTACACGAAGTTGCGCAGGTCGATCAGGCCCTTGTTGAAGTCTTCGAACTGGCGGTTGACGTTGGCGTAGAACATCGCCGAGCGGACGCTCGGCGGGATGAACCCTGCGGTGGGCAGGAAGAACAGCAGGAACGTCAGGCAGCAGATCACCAGCACCGTGATGAGGAAAGCGATGATCTGGTTCTCCGTCGCCGCCGAGGCGAACACGCCGATCGCGAGGTACAGGCAGCCCACCAATAGCAGCCCCAGCAGCCCCGTGAAGATCGGCCCGAGGTCCGGGTCGGCCGCAAGTTCGAGCACGATGATCTGCACGACCAACGGCGACAACAGCACGGCGAAAAACAGCATCGCCGCAAGCCATTTGCCCAGGACGATCTGGACATCGTTGATCGGGCTGGTCATGAGTCGTTCGATGGTGCCGCGGGAGAGCTCTTCGCTAACCAGCCGCATCGAGATGGCGGGGGCGAGGAAGATCAGCAGCCAGACGACGCCGGAGTAGGTCACGCGCATCGTCGCGTGGTTGCCCGGGGCGAAGCCGATGTAGAACACCAGTGATGAGCCGAGCGCGAAGATCGCCAGGACCACGTAGCCGATGGGCGAGTAGAACAGGCTGGCCAACTCGCGACGCATGAGGGTGAGCGTGGCTTTCATGCCGCGGAACCTCCCGCCGCGTCGGCGTTGCGGGGTTCGGCGGGGCGTGAGGTGTCGGTCACCCGCACAAAGAATTCTTCGAGCGTCCCGGCTTCACGGCGGATCTCCCGCACCAGCAATTGCTGGGCGGCGAGCGCCTCAGCAACCGCGACGCGGACGTCCTTGCGGCCGTGCGGAACGACCCAGGCGTTGCACCAGCCGTCCTGCCCGGGATCGGTCGCCACTTCGACGGTGTCGACGTGCTCCAGCCCGGACAAGGCCTGCTTGATCGCGTCAGCCGTGCCGCGGACCTCCACGTGTACCGGCGCGCGGTCGTCCTCGGC
Protein-coding regions in this window:
- a CDS encoding DUF7088 domain-containing protein, whose translation is MSGNQNTRRAKYGLNVAIAILVAVALVVVVNALVDWQVRQLPAGAKSWLRYDLTATRAYTLAPQTQKLLSELDDQITLTAVLRVDDKNGQDVADLLEEYADASNWLDIELIHPDRDLARLENFYRQLEEHFADETAPLEAAVTTGLEHLDRLSNDVAEMKGKIDTIVADDSWEDTQLRQEFQLLSNKLGEVQSTYANAGASLSGALNDPMPPWSNARADLLNALQKADSEVLTPFAREFARRAKDRNAPLAARDTLLRMDAMIEAAREPLRDAVQTLTAPPTPTRYDRMQASLRQGEVVVILGPERERVVPVAEMFTAPTADTPAAFIGEDRLTGTLVAMQITQPPLVVFVRDTPVSVTHPRGGYTHVTSRLATADFVLTEWAIGGSNDPRNPEQAAVAPPPSPAEGQQAVWIVPTLSLERTTQADRELVASVLKKRLAAGDGVLLCFSYDPEAQFRPTDPLIELAGAWGLSPQMHELLLHEGLGPDGRPRSQAAWPVRDWPSESPLGGALAGREVQLIAPTPINFEPRPNIVTQSLIELTQPKIWSATGLTTPQEIAESAFDAEREVQRPVVAATASATSEQGDATAGRLMVFTERHWLSDQQAGRRLGNSELFMNSTYWLAGLDEAIAATPRSQDIRRIDALSDGQQLAYRLVLLAGLPGLTLLAGVGVWFVRRRG
- the purF gene encoding amidophosphoribosyltransferase — protein: MCGIVGLVAQTTVNQRLYDALTVLQHRGQDAAGIATDDGGYLRLRKDNGLVRDVFRTKHMRKLMGTMGIGHCRYPTAGCASSAEAQPFYVNAPYGITLAHNGNLTNSDQLTKEVYQTDLRHVNTTSDSEVLLNVFAHELHVTADPEPTPEGVFRAVSEVHRRCRGAYAAVAMINGHGIVAFRDPKGIRPLIYGQRHTLQGVETMFASESVALDSLGYEVVRDVAPGEAIYVDRNGNVHEQQCAEAPTLSPCIFEHVYLARPDSFVDGISVYKARLRMGEKLAEKVMRLQPDHDIDVVMPIPDSGRTSALSMAVELGVKYREGFIKNRYIGRTFIMPGQTERRKSVRKKLNPIDLEFRGKVVCLVDDSIVRGTTCSQIIEMARQCGAKKVYYCSAAPPVRHPNVYGIDMPAAQELIAHDRSVDEVAAEIGADWLIYQDLDDLIECAQEGNPQIEEFECSVFDGRYITGDIDAGYLSDLEQARNDLAKAERESKKAAEAEV
- a CDS encoding DUF4340 domain-containing protein; protein product: MNFKTTLVMLVLLAAIAGAYLWMSSAGPRGASPQESLPDTLVTGREFQSITIQQQDQTLTLENQEGQWWQTQPVRFPVTGETVETLVNAGLSLVPRKVFSYDDESATIAPGEALSTLGLEPPRATVTYLSDTGTHQLLLGTYSVAGSAYLQLNGDERVYLVDPTLHNAVLNADPKSWRPQTLPTLDANRVNRITLTGGPQDLNLTRAEDGWSLAPDGGERADDELVTRLAMMAQHLKPLSYVSDAPDALTQYGLAEPRATLTTADATGARQTLRLGQDADLGGTSVYATWSDTDEASPVVFVLPADPINELPRITADLLRDPRVVTASPGTIRGQLVNRVGRDTVEINQSPDGQGLAFVEPETGYDPDIQRASRWLTTLTRVEPTGHVRAPREAQAPIALIELRLTGGRSEYVRLYADRDGREDVLLAVRESETVAALVPSEQVAPLLAPVVTLRDRNLPDVGPIEELRLTRDDGEAFNFALDPQQGWLPQNDDFTDQWHADRFKELGDWVASPRVRSWTALPELPRGPTARLSLGQGKPAYVVNVDQQLGQRTDLPGVFRLPEVIAPLFGEEYRQKLVLPYRPDQITRVTLGIESNPDSPNLPPAATISRNPQGVFVDAQGNRFDNQAQCAALLNTLAGLSAKRIIPARLPEQRQPPIRFWELATDDGQTHRLQRDNLGVWSLNDLTFFIEAEDDKLLKQLDTAWGKALVSP
- a CDS encoding ABC transporter permease → MKATLTLMRRELASLFYSPIGYVVLAIFALGSSLVFYIGFAPGNHATMRVTYSGVVWLLIFLAPAISMRLVSEELSRGTIERLMTSPINDVQIVLGKWLAAMLFFAVLLSPLVVQIIVLELAADPDLGPIFTGLLGLLLVGCLYLAIGVFASAATENQIIAFLITVLVICCLTFLLFFLPTAGFIPPSVRSAMFYANVNRQFEDFNKGLIDLRNFVYFASMTALFLFLAIKLLESRRWR